A part of Olleya sp. Bg11-27 genomic DNA contains:
- a CDS encoding leucine--tRNA ligase, giving the protein MQYHFNDIEAKWQKYWAENQTFKASNNSDKPKYYVLDMFPYPSGAGLHVGHPLGYIASDIYARYKRHKGFNVLHPQGYDSFGLPAEQYAIQTGQHPRNTTEINIDGCLDAKGNILKKYVNEDGSIKDTALIEKGKRLSINDSNYQENIIKGYRRQLDKIGFSFDWSREVRTSTPEYYKWTQWIFIQLFESWYNNDSNKAEDISTLVAKFSAEGNAKVNAVCDDTIEVFTAEQWNTFDSKKQQEILLQYRLTYLAETEVNWCPALGTVLANDEIVHGVSERGGHPVMRKKMTQWSMRISAYAERLLQGLDTIDWTDSLKESQRNWIGKSVGASVTFNVIPNVTLSAVEESLKIEVFTTRPDTIFGVSFMTLAPEHDLVSKITTPEQKTEVEAYILATAKRSERDRMADVKTISGAFTGAYAEHPFSKEPIPIWIGDYVLAGYGTGAVMSVPCGDQRDYDFAKHFNIAIPNVFEGADISKEAFASKDNVVIANSDFLNGMNYKKASKRAIYDLEQMGQGEGKTNYRLRDAVFSRQRYWGEPFPVYYVNGMPQMIDKAHLPITLPEVEKYLPTETGEPPLGRADVWAWDTNTNTVVPNVNLSAVEGEDNGIYPLELNTMPGWAGSSWYFFSYMEEKAKRGEDFASQDALNYWENVDLYIGGSEHATGHLLYSRFWTKFLKDREFVGVDEPFKKLINQGMILGTSAFVYGVWVSFSNYNTISDSDEDNLDIIAVDVARPFLLVFSKEKLDKINQEGEIAEVIKWVKLNYPNSKPISEIDRSKPATNVFRTAAYRGHVDVSFVNASDELDFDSFKKWRQVFYNAQLLNDSPYKVYREVEKMSKSKYNVVSPDAICEQYGADSLRLYEMFLGPLEQAKPWNTAGITGVHGFLKKLWKLYVGEAGLIVNDATPTKDNLKTLHKTIKKVQEDIENFSFNTSVSTFMIAVNELTAQKCTSKAVLEPLLVLLSPYAPHITEELYSQLGNEGSISTASFPIFEASHLVESSKNYPISFNGKMRFTLELPMDMSKDEIEKAVMANEKTIAQLDGRTPKKIIVVPGKIVNIVG; this is encoded by the coding sequence CAATATGCTATCCAAACGGGTCAACATCCTAGAAACACTACTGAAATTAATATTGATGGTTGTTTAGATGCAAAAGGAAATATCCTAAAAAAGTATGTAAATGAAGATGGAAGTATTAAAGATACTGCACTTATAGAAAAAGGTAAGAGGCTTAGTATCAATGATAGTAACTATCAAGAAAATATAATTAAAGGATATAGACGTCAATTAGATAAAATTGGTTTTTCTTTTGATTGGAGTCGTGAGGTACGCACATCAACACCTGAGTATTACAAATGGACACAATGGATTTTTATTCAACTATTCGAGTCTTGGTATAATAACGATTCTAATAAGGCTGAAGACATCTCAACATTAGTTGCTAAATTTTCTGCGGAAGGAAATGCTAAAGTCAATGCCGTTTGTGATGATACTATCGAGGTGTTTACTGCGGAACAATGGAATACTTTTGATTCTAAAAAACAACAAGAAATACTATTACAGTATAGACTAACGTATTTAGCTGAAACAGAAGTGAATTGGTGTCCTGCTTTAGGAACCGTTTTAGCAAATGACGAAATCGTACACGGTGTGTCAGAACGTGGTGGTCATCCTGTGATGCGTAAAAAAATGACGCAATGGAGTATGCGTATTTCTGCTTACGCAGAACGTTTGCTGCAAGGATTAGACACTATAGATTGGACAGATTCGCTTAAAGAAAGCCAACGTAACTGGATTGGAAAATCTGTTGGAGCATCAGTGACTTTTAATGTTATTCCAAATGTCACTCTGAGCGCAGTCGAAGAGTCTCTAAAAATAGAGGTCTTCACAACAAGGCCTGACACTATTTTTGGTGTTAGTTTTATGACATTGGCTCCAGAACACGATCTAGTTTCTAAAATAACAACTCCAGAACAAAAAACAGAAGTTGAAGCATACATTCTAGCAACCGCAAAACGTAGCGAACGCGATCGTATGGCAGATGTAAAAACCATTTCTGGTGCATTTACAGGCGCTTATGCAGAACATCCTTTTAGTAAAGAGCCCATTCCGATTTGGATTGGAGATTATGTTTTAGCAGGTTATGGTACAGGAGCAGTAATGTCTGTCCCTTGTGGTGATCAACGTGATTACGACTTCGCAAAGCATTTTAATATCGCCATTCCAAATGTGTTTGAAGGCGCTGATATATCTAAAGAGGCATTTGCGTCTAAAGATAATGTGGTTATTGCAAACAGTGATTTCCTTAACGGAATGAACTACAAAAAAGCATCAAAACGTGCTATTTACGATTTGGAGCAAATGGGGCAAGGTGAAGGAAAAACAAATTACAGATTACGTGATGCTGTATTTTCTAGACAACGGTATTGGGGAGAACCTTTTCCAGTATACTACGTCAACGGAATGCCACAAATGATTGATAAAGCGCATTTACCAATTACATTACCTGAAGTAGAAAAATATTTACCAACCGAAACTGGAGAGCCACCATTAGGTCGTGCAGATGTTTGGGCTTGGGACACCAATACAAATACAGTGGTACCAAATGTCAACCTGAGCGCAGTCGAAGGTGAGGATAACGGGATTTACCCATTAGAACTAAACACCATGCCAGGTTGGGCAGGAAGCTCATGGTATTTCTTCAGTTATATGGAAGAAAAAGCCAAAAGAGGTGAAGACTTTGCTAGTCAAGATGCACTTAACTATTGGGAAAATGTAGATTTATATATCGGCGGTAGTGAGCATGCCACAGGACATTTATTATACTCTCGTTTTTGGACTAAGTTTTTAAAAGATAGGGAGTTTGTTGGAGTAGATGAGCCTTTCAAAAAGTTGATCAATCAAGGAATGATACTTGGGACTAGTGCTTTTGTTTATGGAGTTTGGGTTAGTTTCTCTAACTACAATACGATAAGTGATTCTGATGAAGATAATCTTGATATTATTGCTGTAGATGTTGCTAGACCTTTTTTACTTGTTTTTTCAAAAGAAAAACTAGATAAAATTAATCAAGAAGGAGAAATAGCTGAAGTAATTAAGTGGGTGAAGTTAAATTATCCTAATTCTAAGCCTATTTCAGAGATTGATAGAAGTAAACCAGCAACAAATGTTTTTAGAACTGCAGCATATAGAGGTCATGTAGATGTTTCTTTTGTCAATGCATCCGATGAATTAGATTTTGATTCCTTTAAAAAATGGAGACAAGTGTTTTATAACGCTCAATTATTAAATGATTCTCCGTATAAAGTTTACAGGGAAGTCGAAAAAATGTCTAAATCGAAATATAATGTTGTTAGTCCAGATGCTATCTGCGAGCAATATGGAGCAGATAGTTTACGTTTGTACGAAATGTTTTTAGGACCATTAGAACAAGCTAAACCTTGGAATACAGCAGGGATTACCGGTGTACATGGTTTCTTGAAAAAACTATGGAAGTTATATGTTGGAGAAGCTGGGTTAATTGTAAACGATGCAACACCAACAAAAGACAACTTAAAAACGTTACATAAAACAATAAAAAAGGTACAGGAAGATATTGAGAATTTCTCTTTTAATACGTCTGTGTCTACATTTATGATTGCTGTTAACGAGTTAACTGCACAAAAATGTACAAGTAAAGCTGTCTTAGAGCCTTTATTGGTGTTATTATCGCCTTATGCACCACATATTACTGAAGAATTATATAGTCAATTAGGTAATGAAGGTTCAATTTCTACCGCATCATTTCCAATATTTGAGGCGAGTCATTTAGTCGAAAGTAGTAAGAATTACCCGATTTCGTTTAATGGTAAAATGCGTTTTACGTTGGAGTTACCAATGGATATGTCTAAAGACGAAATTGAAAAAGCAGTTATGGCTAATGAAAAAACCATTGCGCAATTGGATGGACGTACACCTAAAAAGATAATTGTAGTGCCAGGTAAAATTGTAAATATAGTTGGGTAA
- a CDS encoding DUF6370 family protein, producing the protein MKNISLVLVLFLCLACNKKEEVKVVEISCGQCQFGLTSEDGCSLAVRLDDKAYFVDGAAIDDFGDAHAEGTGFCEVIRKAEVTGVVMDNRFKANSVKMLD; encoded by the coding sequence ATGAAAAATATAAGTTTAGTTTTAGTCTTGTTTTTATGCTTAGCATGTAACAAAAAAGAAGAAGTAAAGGTTGTCGAAATTTCTTGTGGTCAGTGCCAGTTTGGCTTAACCTCTGAGGATGGTTGCAGTCTAGCTGTTAGATTGGATGACAAAGCGTATTTTGTTGATGGTGCAGCTATTGATGATTTTGGAGATGCGCACGCAGAAGGTACTGGTTTTTGCGAAGTGATTAGAAAAGCTGAGGTCACTGGAGTAGTAATGGATAATCGTTTTAAAGCAAATAGTGTTAAAATGTTAGACTAG